In the Klebsiella aerogenes KCTC 2190 genome, one interval contains:
- the cysH gene encoding phosphoadenosine phosphosulfate reductase: MSKLDLNALNDLPKVERVMALAEVNTQLEKLSAEERVAWALENLPGDYALSSSFGIQAAVSLHLVNQLRPDIPVILTDTGYLFPETYQFIDELTEKLNLNLKVYRATESAAWQEARYGKLWEQGVEGIEKYNEINKVEPMNRALKELNTRTWFAGLRREQSGSRAHLPVLAIQRGVFKLLPIIDWDNRTVYQYLQKHGLKYHPLWEQGYLSVGDTHTTRKWEPGMAEEETRFFGLKRECGLHEG, translated from the coding sequence ATGTCCAAACTCGATCTAAACGCGCTGAACGATCTGCCTAAAGTAGAACGCGTCATGGCGCTGGCGGAAGTTAACACTCAGCTGGAAAAACTCAGCGCCGAAGAACGCGTGGCGTGGGCGCTGGAAAACCTGCCCGGCGACTATGCGCTCTCTTCAAGCTTTGGTATTCAGGCGGCAGTCAGCCTGCATCTGGTGAACCAGCTGCGCCCGGACATTCCGGTGATCCTGACCGATACCGGCTATCTGTTCCCGGAAACCTATCAGTTTATTGATGAATTGACCGAGAAGCTCAACCTGAACCTTAAAGTCTACCGGGCGACGGAAAGCGCCGCCTGGCAGGAAGCGCGTTACGGCAAACTGTGGGAGCAGGGCGTTGAAGGCATTGAGAAGTACAATGAAATCAACAAAGTTGAGCCGATGAATCGGGCGCTGAAGGAGCTCAACACCCGCACCTGGTTTGCTGGCCTGCGCCGCGAGCAGTCCGGCAGCCGGGCGCATTTACCGGTGCTGGCTATCCAGCGCGGCGTCTTTAAGCTGCTGCCGATTATCGACTGGGATAACCGGACGGTTTATCAGTATCTGCAAAAGCACGGCCTGAAATACCACCCGCTCTGGGAGCAGGGGTATTTGTCCGTTGGTGACACTCACACTACCCGTAAATGGGAACCCGGTATGGCGGAAGAAGAAACCCGATTCTTTGGCCTCAAGCGGGAGTGCGGATTGCACGAAGGCTAA
- the cysI gene encoding assimilatory sulfite reductase (NADPH) hemoprotein subunit — protein MSEKHPGPLVVEGKLSDAERMKIESNYLRGTIAEDLNDGLTGGFKGDNFLLIRFHGMYQQDDRDIRAERAAQKLEPRHAMLLRCRLPGGVITTKQWQAIDKFAADNTIYGSIRLTNRQTFQFHGILKKNVKPVHQMLHSVGLDALATANDMNRNVLCTSNPFESQLHAEAYEWAKKISEHLLPRTRAYAEIWLDQEKVATTDEEPILGQTYLPRKFKTTVVIPPQNDIDLHANDMNFVAIAENGKLVGFNLLVGGGLSIEHGNKKTYARTASEFGYLPLEHTLAVAEAVVTTQRDWGNRTDRKNAKTKYTLERVGVETFKAEVERRAGIKFEPIRPYEFTGRGDRIGWVKGIDNNWHLTLFIENGRILDYPGRPLKTGLLEIAKIHKGEFRITANQNLIIASVPEDQKARIEKLARDHGLMNAVTAQRENSMACVSFPTCPLAMAEAERFLPSFIDKVEEVMSKHGVGDEHIVTRVTGCPNGCGRAMLAEVGLVGKAPGRYNLHIGGNRSGTRIPRMYRENITEPEILASLDELVGRWAKEREAGEGFGDFTVRAGIIRPVLDPARDFWE, from the coding sequence ATGAGCGAAAAACATCCTGGCCCGCTGGTGGTCGAAGGTAAACTCTCCGACGCCGAGCGTATGAAGATCGAGAGCAACTACCTGCGCGGCACCATCGCGGAAGATTTAAATGACGGCCTGACCGGCGGTTTTAAAGGTGACAACTTCCTGCTCATCCGCTTCCACGGTATGTACCAGCAGGACGACCGCGATATTCGCGCGGAACGCGCGGCGCAGAAACTGGAGCCGCGCCACGCGATGCTGCTGCGCTGCCGTCTGCCGGGCGGCGTTATCACCACCAAACAGTGGCAGGCGATCGATAAATTCGCCGCGGATAACACCATCTACGGTAGTATTCGTCTGACTAACCGTCAGACTTTCCAGTTCCACGGTATTCTGAAGAAGAACGTGAAGCCGGTGCATCAGATGCTGCACTCCGTTGGCCTGGATGCGCTGGCGACCGCCAACGACATGAACCGCAATGTGCTGTGCACCTCGAACCCGTTTGAGTCGCAGCTGCACGCCGAAGCCTACGAGTGGGCGAAGAAGATCTCTGAACATCTGCTGCCGCGTACCCGCGCCTATGCTGAGATCTGGTTAGATCAGGAAAAGGTCGCCACCACCGACGAGGAACCGATCCTCGGCCAGACCTATCTGCCGCGTAAATTCAAAACGACGGTGGTGATCCCGCCGCAGAACGATATCGATCTGCATGCCAATGATATGAACTTCGTGGCGATTGCGGAAAACGGCAAGCTTGTCGGCTTTAACCTGCTGGTGGGCGGCGGGTTGTCTATCGAGCACGGTAATAAGAAAACCTATGCGCGTACCGCCAGCGAGTTTGGCTATCTGCCGCTGGAGCATACCCTGGCAGTGGCGGAAGCGGTCGTGACCACCCAGCGCGACTGGGGTAATCGTACCGATCGTAAAAACGCGAAAACCAAATATACCCTTGAGCGCGTCGGTGTGGAGACCTTCAAGGCGGAAGTTGAGCGTCGTGCCGGGATCAAATTCGAACCGATTCGTCCGTACGAATTTACCGGCCGCGGCGACCGCATCGGCTGGGTTAAGGGTATCGATAATAACTGGCACCTGACGCTGTTTATTGAGAACGGCCGTATTCTGGATTATCCGGGCCGCCCGCTAAAAACTGGCCTGCTGGAGATCGCGAAGATTCACAAAGGTGAATTCCGTATCACCGCCAACCAGAACCTGATCATCGCCAGCGTACCGGAAGATCAGAAAGCGCGGATCGAGAAACTGGCCCGCGATCATGGCCTGATGAATGCCGTCACGGCGCAGCGTGAGAACTCAATGGCCTGCGTGTCGTTCCCGACTTGTCCGTTAGCGATGGCCGAAGCCGAGCGTTTCCTGCCGTCGTTTATCGACAAGGTCGAAGAGGTGATGAGCAAGCACGGCGTTGGCGATGAGCATATCGTAACCCGCGTCACGGGTTGCCCGAACGGCTGCGGCCGCGCGATGCTGGCGGAAGTTGGCCTGGTGGGTAAAGCCCCTGGCCGCTATAACCTGCATATCGGCGGCAACCGCAGCGGGACGCGCATTCCACGAATGTATCGTGAAAATATCACCGAGCCGGAGATCCTTGCTTCGCTCGACGAGCTGGTAGGGCGCTGGGCGAAAGAGCGCGAAGCGGGTGAAGGCTTCGGCGACTTTACGGTGCGTGCGGGCATCATTCGCCCGGTGCTCGACCCGGCGCGTGATTTCTGGGAATAA